One region of Vigna angularis cultivar LongXiaoDou No.4 chromosome 10, ASM1680809v1, whole genome shotgun sequence genomic DNA includes:
- the LOC108335063 gene encoding cell division topological specificity factor homolog, chloroplastic — MAISGDLRVSATLPLYRSHSHSPPLRTAFVPSPKVDFHRFLNRACNISEFTPKCPCLTIVRCNIRGSCKPVAAILGGPKFTSNSVSQEAENFLLDAVKMNFFERLNLAWKIIFPSATSRKNSNARIAKQRLKMILFSDRCAVSDEAKRKIVSNVVRALSDFVEIESQDKVQLSVSADTDLGTIYSVTVPVRRVKPEYQDMDEFGTITNVEYKDTGESSGSVDVRFDFYVPDETTGF; from the exons ATGGCGATTTCCGGCGATCTGCGAGTCTCTGCCACTCTTCCTCTCTATCGCTCCCACTCCCACTCACCTCCACTTCGAACTGCTTTCGTCCCTTCTCCTaag GTAGACTTTCATCGATTCTTGAATAGAGCATGTAACATCTCTGAATTCACCCCAAAATGCCCTTGCCTGACAATTGTACGATGCAATATTCGTGGGTCTTGCAAGCCAGTGGCTGCAATCCTTGGAGGtcctaaattcacctcaaattCAGTTAGTCAAGAAGCTGAAAATTTTCTCCTTGACGCTGTCAAAATGAACTTCTTTGAGCGATTAAATTTGGCTTGGAAGATAATTTTCCCATCGGCAACATCTAGAAAAAACTCTAATGCTAGAATTGCTAAGCAACGCTTGAAGATGATTTTGTTCTCTGATCGGTGTGCAGTAAGTGATGAGGCAAAGCGAAAAATTGTCAGCAATGTTGTGCGTGCTCTATCTGACTTTGTGGAAATAGAATCACAGGATAAAGTTCAGCTGAGTGTCTCTGCTGACACAGATCTTGGAACTATTTACTCTGTTACTGTGCCTGTACGGCGAGTTAAGCCAGAATATCAAGATATGGATGAATTTGGGACGATAACAAATGTTGAGTATAAGGACACTGGAGAGAGTTCCGGTTCTGTTGATGTTAGATTTGATTTCTATGTTCCAGACGAAACAACTGGATTTTGA